In the [Clostridium] colinum genome, one interval contains:
- a CDS encoding HTH domain-containing protein, with amino-acid sequence MKKYTFLNLATDILEKSDKPLTTIEILEKSKKEGLFDKVGSNGLTPEKTLSAQLVSDIKKNENSKFIKVDRGLYFLKDKKIDKNINCDIDIESNEKNKFNERELHLLLSTFVNLDEHFKCYTKTIYHEKSKKDKKGYNKWLHPDIVGVYFPFEDYDDATLKIQSDFKQNTYKLYSFELKIDLNFSNLREYYFQAVSNSSWANEGYLVVLKMSKEECLIDELRRLNNAFGIGIIELNPENIYESEIILPAKEKVNLDWDTIDRLVCENNDFKDFINNILEDIKLKKIKSKYDRVKTDEEIREYSKEKGII; translated from the coding sequence TTGAAAAAATATACGTTTTTAAATTTAGCAACAGATATTTTAGAAAAATCTGATAAGCCTTTAACCACTATTGAAATATTAGAAAAATCTAAAAAAGAAGGACTATTTGATAAGGTTGGAAGCAATGGTTTAACCCCAGAAAAAACTTTATCAGCACAATTAGTTAGTGATATTAAAAAAAATGAAAATAGTAAATTTATAAAGGTTGATAGAGGATTATATTTTTTAAAAGATAAAAAAATTGATAAAAATATTAATTGTGATATAGACATAGAAAGTAATGAAAAAAATAAATTTAATGAAAGAGAGTTACATTTATTATTATCTACATTTGTAAATTTAGATGAACATTTTAAATGTTATACAAAAACTATATATCATGAAAAATCTAAAAAAGATAAAAAAGGTTATAATAAATGGTTACATCCAGATATTGTAGGGGTATATTTTCCTTTTGAAGATTATGATGATGCTACATTAAAAATACAGTCGGATTTTAAACAGAATACATATAAATTATACTCATTTGAATTAAAAATAGATTTAAATTTTAGTAATTTAAGAGAATATTATTTTCAAGCAGTATCAAATTCGAGTTGGGCTAATGAAGGATATTTAGTAGTATTAAAGATGAGTAAAGAAGAATGTCTTATTGATGAGCTTAGAAGATTAAATAATGCTTTTGGTATAGGTATAATTGAGTTAAACCCTGAAAATATTTATGAAAGTGAAATAATTTTACCAGCTAAAGAAAAAGTTAATCTAGATTGGGATACAATAGATAGATTAGTTTGTGAAAATAATGATTTTAAAGATTTTATTAATAATATTTTAGAAGATATAAAACTTAAAAAAATTAAAAGTAAATATGATAGAGTAAAGACAGATGAAGAAATAAGAGAATATTCTAAAGAAAAAGGGATAATTTAA
- a CDS encoding bifunctional 4-hydroxy-3-methylbut-2-enyl diphosphate reductase/30S ribosomal protein S1, which translates to MKTNDIEREKMEIILAKSAGFCFGVKLAVDCVYDKSKNDKIYTYGPIIHNKNVVKDLEKQNVEIIETLENDINGKVIIRSHGVPPSVYKLLEQKNIEYIDCTCPFVKKIHKIVDENYKNGKNIIIIGNKNHPEVIGINGFCDNTALIANSIEEFNKLNIEKDKDYILVSQTTFDITTFQKLLDIIDNDKIKVFNTICNATNERQKEALELSKKVDYMIVLGDNNSSNTQKLFEICKKNCENTYLCESIKDLQLNILKKNVKIGITAGASTPPAIIKEALNKMSEMENMSFEEMLNESFKTLHSGNVVKGSVIRVTDNEVFVNLGYKADGVIEKSEFSNDPNVDLKSEVSVGDEIDVFVVKVNDGDGNVVLSRKRLEMSKGFEELEEAFNNKTVLKGKIVDVIKGGLIANINNVRVFVPSSQISNKFVQDLNSFKGQELDFNIIEFNKAKRRIIAGRRELVQAMEDEAKAKVYDNIKVGDKIEGNVSRIVDFGAFVDLGGVDGLIHISELSWGRVKKVSDVLKEGDKVTVYVLEVDKDKNKISLSLKDAEKNPWVLVKDKYKISDIVEGKVVRIVDFGAFVELEEGVDGLVHISQICQKHIAKPEEALSIGQVVKAKITEIDADNKKISLSIKEVDSLKDENNEE; encoded by the coding sequence ATGAAAACAAATGATATAGAAAGGGAAAAAATGGAAATAATACTTGCGAAATCTGCTGGTTTTTGCTTTGGGGTAAAATTGGCAGTAGACTGTGTGTATGATAAATCAAAAAATGATAAAATATATACATATGGACCTATTATACACAATAAAAATGTAGTAAAAGACCTTGAAAAACAAAATGTAGAAATAATAGAAACATTAGAAAATGATATAAATGGTAAGGTAATAATACGTTCTCACGGTGTACCGCCTAGTGTATATAAATTATTAGAACAAAAAAATATAGAATATATAGACTGTACTTGTCCATTTGTAAAAAAAATTCATAAAATTGTTGATGAAAATTATAAAAATGGTAAAAATATTATAATTATAGGTAATAAAAATCATCCAGAAGTAATAGGAATAAATGGTTTTTGTGATAATACAGCTTTAATAGCAAATAGTATAGAAGAATTTAATAAATTAAATATAGAAAAAGACAAAGACTATATATTAGTTTCTCAAACTACTTTTGATATTACAACTTTTCAAAAGCTATTAGATATAATAGACAATGATAAAATAAAAGTATTTAATACTATATGTAATGCTACTAATGAAAGACAAAAAGAGGCTTTAGAATTATCTAAGAAAGTAGATTATATGATAGTTTTGGGTGATAATAATAGCTCAAATACACAAAAATTGTTTGAAATTTGCAAAAAAAATTGTGAAAATACTTATTTATGTGAAAGTATTAAAGATTTACAGTTGAATATTTTGAAAAAAAATGTTAAAATTGGTATAACTGCTGGTGCATCAACACCACCAGCTATAATAAAGGAGGCTTTAAATAAAATGAGTGAAATGGAAAATATGTCTTTTGAAGAAATGTTAAATGAAAGTTTTAAAACATTACATAGTGGTAATGTTGTAAAAGGAAGTGTCATAAGAGTTACAGACAATGAAGTGTTTGTAAACCTTGGATATAAAGCAGATGGTGTTATAGAAAAATCAGAATTTTCTAACGACCCTAATGTAGATTTAAAAAGCGAAGTTTCTGTTGGCGACGAAATAGATGTATTTGTTGTAAAAGTAAATGATGGAGACGGAAATGTAGTTTTATCTAGAAAAAGATTAGAAATGAGCAAAGGCTTTGAAGAATTAGAAGAAGCATTTAATAATAAAACAGTATTAAAAGGAAAAATAGTAGATGTTATAAAAGGTGGACTTATAGCTAATATTAATAATGTTAGAGTATTTGTTCCTTCTTCACAAATATCAAATAAATTTGTTCAAGATTTAAATAGCTTTAAAGGCCAAGAGCTTGACTTTAACATTATAGAATTTAACAAAGCTAAACGTCGTATAATAGCTGGTAGAAGAGAGCTTGTTCAAGCTATGGAAGATGAAGCTAAAGCTAAAGTTTATGATAATATTAAAGTTGGCGATAAAATAGAAGGTAATGTTAGCCGTATTGTAGATTTTGGTGCATTTGTAGACCTTGGTGGTGTAGATGGTCTTATCCATATATCTGAACTTTCTTGGGGAAGAGTTAAAAAAGTTAGTGATGTATTAAAAGAAGGCGATAAAGTTACTGTATATGTTTTAGAAGTAGATAAAGATAAAAATAAAATTTCTCTTTCTTTAAAAGACGCAGAAAAAAATCCTTGGGTTTTAGTTAAAGACAAATATAAAATCTCAGACATAGTAGAAGGTAAAGTTGTACGTATTGTAGATTTTGGTGCATTTGTAGAGTTAGAAGAAGGCGTAGATGGTCTTGTTCATATATCACAAATTTGTCAAAAACATATTGCAAAACCAGAAGAAGCCTTATCTATTGGTCAAGTTGTTAAAGCTAAAATTACTGAAATAGATGCAGATAATAAAAAAATTAGCTTAAGCATTAAAGAAGTTGATAGCTTAAAAGATGAAAATAACGAAGAATAA